In Quercus robur chromosome 11, dhQueRobu3.1, whole genome shotgun sequence, the sequence AGCCTCTGTGTGCGAAGTGGTGTAGAGGGAAATAAAACCCTTCCTGAAGTAGTCCATAACCTCCCTTTCTCCAGTTATCCAATCTCCCCTCTCATCCTTTACAGAAGCAATATGGTTCCTCCGCCTTCTAGCTAGGGCCGAGACGTGGAAGAAGGAAGTATTCCTATCTCCTTGGATCATCTAGTTTATCCTCGACTTCAAAGCCCACAAATCTCTTTCTTGATCCAGGACCATTTCGAGCTCATTGTGAATCTGGTTCTCCAGGTAAATGAGATTATCGCTAGGCTGATTTGCCAAGGCACGTTGGATGCCATAAAGCCTGGCTATGCACCTCCTTTTTTTTGCATGAATATTACCGAAATGAGATTTATTCCATACAATGGCTTCCTTTGTAAATCGGTCTATCGAGTTAGCAAGCTTCCTAGAGCCATTCCAGGCATGACTAACCATAACGGGGAAAGATAAATCAGTAAGCCAAAAACTCTGAAACCGGAAAGGTCTGTTGAGGTGTAACGATCTGTTGGGATTGGACTCCAAGAGGACCGGGCAATGATCCGAGTGGCACCGAGGGAGATGGGTGACCTTAGCATTTGGATAGAGCAAGCACCAGTTCGGATTCCCAAAGAATTTGTCAATTCTTTCAAGAATGAGATTATTCAAGTCTCTTTTATTGGACCATGTATACCTTGGCCTAGAAAAACCCATGTCTACCATACTGCACTTGTCTAGACAATCTTTGAACAATAGGGATCGGCCAATACTGACACCCCTTCCACCAAACTTATCCTCACCAATTAATGGCTCATTGAAGTCCCCAGCCATTATCCATGGTTTATTATGCAGCTCAGCCGCTTTTGAGAGGTTTTCCCACAACACACAACGTTCTGCACTTCTAGGACTAGCATATATAGCAGAGAATATCCAAGCAAAGTCAGAGGAGCGTACCTTAACCTCCACATGGACCTCCTGCTTAGTTTTTGCCAGTGTCTCAGCCTCAACTTTATCTGAGTTCCAAAGAAGCCAAAGCCCACCTGCGTACCCAACTGTGTCGATGTGGATAGCACCATAAAAAAGGAGTAAATCTGAAACCTCCTTAGCTCTCCTGCCTCCAAGCTTGGTCTCTATGACTACAAAAATGGCCAGATCATGAATCCGGGTAAGGTCCTGAATGTGACTCTGAAAGTTGGGCTTCAGAGTGCCCTTACTATTCCAGATTATTATATTCATAGTAAGATGATAGGTTGGGGTAAGGCACTTATCAACAGGCGGCCACAACACCGCCACCCTCCTCCGATTCCATCTGATCGTCGCCATTATCTCCAGCATCTGTCTCCATCTTAAGCATAGTGTCAGCTTCTTCTCGAACACACCCATCTCCCTCTCTCGAGTTACAGGGAAGGGATTGAGATTCAGGGCTTGCTGGAAGACCTGTAGGAGCTTGGAGGTGTATTGGATTCCCCAGACCGAGATGGAGACGGAATGGTTCTTGAGCATATAGAGAATCGAAGCTGATCTCCAGATCGGGATTGTGAGCGGGAGCTTCAGGTTTGGTGGAAGCCGCGAACCTGAAGGGAGAGCTTGACGATGAGCCGGGATCATGGTTGGGGAGAAGGCTAGAATTGGCAGAGGGGATGAGAGGTTGGGAATGAGAGGTACCGACGCCACTACTTTGTGTAGATGCACTTCTGTTTCGGGCAATTCCTTTCATGCCCTTGACAGATAATCTAAGAGTGCTCTTCTGGGTTGATAGGGCATGTGTGGGCCTATCCTAACCTCTTTGGGCCTGCGGAGGTAAAGCATGACTGCTGCCCATACCTGAATGGGCCTTCAGCCCAATCCCATTAGGCCTATCAACTGGCCTCGCAGTGGGCTGGGACTTTAAAATGGTTGCATTGCTAACGCCTTCAGCTGCCTGGGCATGCGTAGAATTCCATGCTGATCTGGTGGACCCCTCAGGAGCGGATCCTTTCTTTGTTCCCTTCTGAATTTGTTTTTTCCTAGTCACTACCATCCAAGGGCCATACTGTCCTTCAATGTCCTCTGCTCCACTCACCTTTGGCATTGCATGGGATTTGCCAGAGACGCAGGCTTCATGCAAATTGTGTGAGCGAACTTCCAGTCCGTCCTTATTCACCTCCTCCGCTGCTACCGGCGGTTTACCTCTGTGAATCACGTATGGGCAAGCCTCCTGGCGATGACCCACCCTTCCACAGGCGAAGCAAAGTTTGTGGATACCTTCGTAGGAGACGACTTGTTCAAACTTACCGATTAATATAGTATTAACCAACGGCTTATTGACATCAATTTGAACGCACAACCTGGCGTACTTACCTCGAGCCTCCATGGCCGTGTGACTATCAATTCTAAGCACCTTGCCAATAGCTTCGCCAATTGGCCTGAGAATATCCGCTTCATATAGCTCGATAGGAAGCTCGTAAAGTCTTATCCAAACAGCAATGAGAGAAAAGCTCGCTGAGGAAGGCTTAAAAAATGGTTCCCATGGCCTGAGGGAGAGGAAGTGGTCTACTATAAACCATGGTCCATTCCTTAGTACATTGTCCAAATCTTCCTTGACATAAAAACGAGTTAGGAAGAAATTATTACCAAGGTCCACACAGTCAAGCCTTCCCGATGGTTTCCACAGCTGACTCAGCTTGGAATGAAGGTAGTTGAGACCCACAGATTTGCCAACCAACTTCACAATAATGGCTTTCGAACATTCTATCAACAAACAACCAATGCTATCAACattcttttatttcattcaGTCATAAAACCATCATATTAGCTTCGCAAGTTTCACAAATTTACACCTtattataatttgttttattttttaattagactgCAATATAAAATACACTCACGTTTTAGGATTAGGATTTAAAATCCTACAACCTAGAAAACAAACGTGAAAGTGTGaatccaaaaactcaaaaacccctgtaccaaaaaaaaaaaaaaaaaaaaaaacaaaaacaaaaccgttcccataaaaataaaataaaaaattaaaatcaaaaccgTACAACACAACAAAAACTAACACATAAATTGTTTTACAATATTATTTGAACTCTCTATTTCAAGGGTCTCATGGCTGCCAACAATACTGCTTCATCAGCTTTGGAAAAAGAACAGGGTTGATATATGTGTAACTTTTGTTAGCAACAATGTCaaagattagattttttttttttttttttttcttttcttttgggggTTAGGGGttggtgttttattttttttaaatcactacCAGaatcatcttaaaaaaaaaaaaaaaaaaaaaaaaaaaaaaaaaaaaaattctctaataGAAACCTTGAAGTACTTACTCCAAATTCCAATAGGATTGGAGATCCTTGTCAGACATGTATAAACTATTCCCAGCTCCCAACCCAAGCCCTTATGTAACATCTTCAATCAAAACGGAAGAAAAGCTATCTGCTACTGCTATGGCTGAGGGAAGTTTGCCTACGTCAAGGCTATTGAAGCCATATGAAGATAGACCCGTCATCGTTTTCAGTGGTTTCAACTGGTTCAAACCACCTTCAGTGACGGATAATGGAGTCATTGAAACACAGATAGAATAATGGAGTCATTGAACGCAGATAGAATGGTATTCCATTGAAGTACCAGACACAAACGCAGAGCAAAAGCAAATGCTCAATCTGTTTTCGGTAACAGAGGTTGAGAGATTGAGTTACTTTGCAGTTTTAGACTCATCTATCTATTGTATTAGCTATTACACTACCCTTTGTACCGATCAAGTTTGGAAGTTAGACCTTACCGGTTGTATTGATGGTTGGCAACATAGTCCTTCATCATCAACAGGTAGTAGAGTGCTCCCTCAAAAGATCATCTTGaatggaaagtttttttttatgaactttgTAGCAGTAACATCTAATTCCAATGCAGAAAAACTTATGCCCATAATTTAGATAGAAATACTATTTTTACATCTATTACAAATGAAAAACAGAGCAACAAACAATTTATGTCTTAATTGTACGAAAGTAAATTGTGTTCATCCCTAAATTAAGATAATCCTTGGTCGTATCAGTGGTTATATTTCTGCTAGCAAGAACAGTTCCTAGAGGGAAAGCTCTAAAAAGAAGCTGCCACAAGAAAACCACCAGTGTAAAGGAAGCTAAAGAGACCAAGGAAGTTtccaattaatttttatgaagTCACCCTGCTGTGGCCATCGCCACTGCTGCCCAGCCCACTGCTGCTACTGCCTAGGCCACCAACGCTGCTCAAAGCACCGCCTAGGTCATCCATGGAGCAAACATTGGAgttcttctcctcctcctcctcctttctctcactctctctatctGTGTAAACATTTTGAGTAATGAATGAGCATGAGAAAAATAAGGTGCCATTAAATAAGTCAGTTGAGGTGGCCATTAACAAATTTTAGTGATGACATGGCTAATGGTGTATTTTTCAACTATTAGATCTCTTATAAatcaatagtaaaaaaaaaactgtacctGTTAATAATAAAAGTACATCTTAGTTTTGTGGTTTTCATGTTTTCCTCAGCACACAAGACATTTCTTTGTGTTTGATATTTCCTTTCAAtgaagttttattatttatcaaaaacaataataatacaGAAACTTTTCCTATCCTAAAATCACACATGCATATCTTCAAATCTGTCCTACTTCATTGCAACATTAACACCTACTAATGATATTAACGCAATTTTTGTTTCTTCCACTGTTAAATACGATCAACCAGGATTCC encodes:
- the LOC126705222 gene encoding uncharacterized protein LOC126705222, with amino-acid sequence MNIIIWNSKGTLKPNFQSHIQDLTRIHDLAIFVVIETKLGGRRAKEVSDLLLFYGAIHIDTVGYAGGLWLLWNSDKVEAETLAKTKQEVHVEVKVRSSDFAWIFSAIYASPRSAERCVLWENLSKAAELHNKPWIMAGDFNEPLIGEDKFGGRGVSIGRSLLFKDCLDKCSMVDMGFSRPRYTWSNKRDLNNLILERIDKFFGNPNWCLLYPNAKVTHLPRCHSDHCPVLLESNPNRSLHLNRPFRFQSFWLTDLSFPVMVSHAWNGSRKLANSIDRFTKEAIVWNKSHFGNIHAKKRRCIARLYGIQRALANQPSDNLIYLENQIHNELEMVLDQERDLWALKSRIN
- the LOC126705223 gene encoding uncharacterized protein LOC126705223; amino-acid sequence: MSDKDLQSYWNLDIGCLLIECSKAIIVKLVGKSVGLNYLHSKLSQLWKPSGRLDCVDLGNNFFLTRFYVKEDLDNVLRNGPWFIVDHFLSLRPWEPFFKPSSASFSLIAVWIRLYELPIELYEADILRPIGEAIGKVLRIDSHTAMEARGKYARLCVQIDVNKPLVNTILIGKFEQVVSYEGIHKLCFACGRVGHRQEACPYVIHRGKPPVAAEEVNKDGLEVRSHNLHEACVSGKSHAMPKVSGAEDIEGQYGPWMVVTRKKQIQKGTKKGSAPEGSTRSAWNSTHAQAAEGVSNATILKSQPTARPVDRPNGIGLKAHSGMGSSHALPPQAQRG